In the genome of Cryptomeria japonica chromosome 8, Sugi_1.0, whole genome shotgun sequence, one region contains:
- the LOC131048371 gene encoding RING-H2 finger protein ATL13, translated as MVGSELMNGRRRASYVMAQPSILVGKAPWNSLKHFGFSLRRAVVQLQKFKTAVTLILILYAFCVGVGYIICMLLLFVDVVAGNRYLYSVVEFTGEAHEFVLSSLQFINGALGMFVGFSILTHSSPRDFFLRIKGNCLCRWRIRGLPKVKYGCLVEEENREKCCVCLEEIGGEESVRILPKCKHYLHGRCIDQWLLCQSNCPICRAPVCQES; from the coding sequence ATGGTTGGATCAGAGCTGATGAATGGTAGAAGAAGAGCGAGTTATGTGATGGCACAGCCTTCGATTCTAGTTGGAAAGGCGCCTTGGAATTCACTGAAGCATTTTGGATTCTCTCTGCGCAGAGCAGTGGTTCAACTCCAAAAGTTCAAGACGGCTGTTACTCTAATTCTAATTTTATACGCCTTTTGCGTTGGTGTGGGATATATTATTTGCATGTTGCTTCTTTTTGTAGACGTGGTTGCAGGGAATCGTTATCTCTACAGTGTAGTAGAGTTTACAGGGGAAGCACACGAATTTGTGCTTTCCTCCTTACAATTTATTAACGGAGCTCTGGGAATGTTTGTAGGATTCTCAATATTAACCCACAGCTCGCCTCGGGACTTTTTTCTTCGCATTAAGGGAAATTGTTTGTGCAGGTGGAGGATTCGAGGGTTGCCCAAAGTAAAGTATGGGTGTTTAGTGGAAGAAGAGAATAGGGAAAAGTGTTGTGTTTGTCTGGAAGAAATTGGTGGGGAAGAGAGTGTTCGCATTCTTCCCAAATGTAAACATTATTTGCATGGGCGTTGCATCGATCAATGGCTTCTCTGCCAAAGCAATTGCCCCATCTGTAGAGCTCCTGTTTGCCAGGAGTCTTGA